A region from the Triticum urartu cultivar G1812 chromosome 1, Tu2.1, whole genome shotgun sequence genome encodes:
- the LOC125549796 gene encoding translocase of chloroplast 101, chloroplastic isoform X2 produces the protein MATTDARVAPVADERPPAADADEAAAAEGAKSAGAAAAEVGGVGEGEEVRFEGKDRSFTGSEANNGGVVEAEDGGEVEAAVGDGKDASEGAGEEKEEEAAAAKEEEGDRELSVEDVKAALLVQALVAAKSESDNGELGEGDASLPSADALVGDKKPELTDEPEESASLEVKEVGNVALDAELSEEKPEGEKRAEVAAGGEDDGEFDSEKAVTASTTSMEAAEPEDKVAPTAEANGSLGGEAEAPAELVVVGGEEAPEASLENEADVEDKAAKQEPESDASPVVADDGNRADVEDEAAKPEPESDATPVVADNGTVENHANVEDEAAKLDLVNDASPVENHANVEDEAAKPDQVNDASPMANEKDEVAMPEPESDASPEVIDDISSESLVKLAPSSVDVPLTESNEKAQNAEDQVVASGTVENVGVEKPTEVESVVAGGDAVILSRELAPEPVKENNDDVDENEPAAEVVSHKEEAGDDEIVVAAVADDQKTVAAADDEDTGGEENEGAQDVTDREVEAVDDEIVLAAADEKDGSGNEGDEDDDEVSFDRSPARVAIIENAEAAKQIMKELGEGSSSGSPVSGLSSSREYTNSMDGQIVLDDSEDDDDDDDNEDDDEKGFDSAALAALLKAATGASPDGNITVSSQDGSRIFSMDRPAGLGSSAPSLRPTAPRQPARSNLFSPSELAVTAEPNDEMTEEEKKLHDKVELIRVKFLRLVYKLGATPEETVAAQVLYRLSLAEGIRHGRQTNRAFSLENARKKALLLEAEGKEDLSFSCNILVLGKIGVGKSATINSIFGEVKSKTDAFGAATTSVREIVGNVDGVKIRIIDTPGLRPNVMDQGANRKILASVKKYTKRCPPDIVLYVDRLDSLSRDLNDLPLLKTITSVLGSSIWFNAIVALTHAASAPPEGLNGAPMTYEVLMAQRSHIIQQSIRQAAGDMRLMNPVALVENHPSCRKNREGQKVLPNGQSWRHQMLLLCYSSKILSEANSLLKLQDPSPGKLFGFRFRSPPLPFLLSSLLQSRAHPKLSPDQGGNEGDSDIDLDEYSDIEQDEDEEEYDQLPPFKPLTKAQLARLTKEQKNAYFDEYDYRVKLLQKKQWKDELRRLKEMKKRGKSDMDAYGYASIAGENDQDPPPENVSVPLPDMVLPPSFDCDNPTYRYRFLEPTSTVLARPVLDAHGWDHDCGYDGVSVEESLALLNKFPGTVAVQVTKDKKEFSIHLDSSISAKHGEDASSLAGFDIQTVGRQLAYILRGETKFKSIKKNKTTGGFSVTFLGDIVATGLKVEDQLSVGKRLALVASTGAMRAQGDTAYGANLEARLKDKDYPIGQSLSTLGLSLMKWRRDLALGANLQSQFSIGRGSKMAVRLGLNNKLSGQITVRTSTSEQVQIALLGLVPVIASIYRSFRPGEPSFAY, from the exons ATGGCGACCACCGACGCCCGAGTCGCGCCCGTGGCCGACGAGCGGCCTCCGGCCGCTGATGCGGACGAGGCTGCGGCGGCGGAGGGGGCCAAGAGtgcaggggcggcggcggcggaggtgggtGGAGTAGGGGAGGGCGAGGAGGTGAGATTTGAGGGGAAAGACCGGAGCTTTACTGGTTCGGAGGCCAACAACGGCGGGGTGGTGGAGGCGGAGGACGGCGGGGAGGTGGAAGCAGCGGTAGGAGATGGGAAAGATGCAAGTGAGGGGGCTGGAgaagagaaggaggaggaggcggctgcgGCCAAGGAGGAGGAAGGTGACCGGGAATTGTCGGTGGAAGATGTGAAAGCTGCGTTGTTGGTGCAGGCGCTTGTTGCAGCGAAGTCTGAGTCCGACAATGGTGAATTGGGCGAGGGGGATGCTTCCCTGCCATCCGCTGATGCGCTGGTAGGTGATAAGAAGCCTGAATTGACAGACGAACCAGAGGAAAGTGCCTCTTTGGAGGTGAAGGAAGTGGGCAACGTGGCACTCGATGCTGAATTGTCCGAGGAGAAACCAGAGGGTGAGAAGCGTGCAGAGGTGGCCGCTGGAGGCGAAGATGATGGTGAGTTTGACAGTGAGAAGGCGGTTACGGCGTCCACCACGAGCATGGAGGCGGCGGAGCCGGAGGATAAGGTGGCTCCTACAGCTGAAGCCAATGGCAGTTTGGGTGGTGAGGCTGAAGCGCCTGCTGAGTTGGTGGTGGTGGGAGGTGAAGAAGCTCCAGAAGCATCATTGGAGAATGAGGCTGATGTGGAAGACAAGGCTGCAAAGCAGGAACCTGAAAGCGATGCAAGTCCAGTG GTTGCTGACGATGGTAACCGCGCTGATGTTGAAGACGAGGCGGCAAAGCCCGAGCCGGAGAGCGATGCAACTCCAGTG GTTGCTGATAACGGTACCGTGGAGAACCATGCTAATGTGGAAGACGAGGCTGCAAAGCTTGATCTGGTGAATGATGCAAGCCCAGTGGAGAACCATGCTAATGTGGAAGACGAGGCTGCAAAGCCTGATCAGGTGAATGATGCAAGCCCGATG GCTAATGAGAAAGATGAGGTTGCAATGCCCGAGCCAGAAAGCGACGCAAGTCCTGAG GTTATCGATGACATTAGCTCGGAGAGTTTGGTGAAGCTTGCTCCTTCAAGCGTGGATGTTCCGCTTACCGAAAGCAAtgagaaggcacaaaatgcagaGGACCAGGTGGTTGCTAGTGGAACTGTGGAAAATGTTGGTGTTGAGAAGCCTACAGAGGTTGAGAGTGTTGTTGCTGGTGGTGATGCTGTTATCTTGTCTCGGGAGTTGGCTCCAGAACCAGTCAAGGAAAACAATGATGATGTCGATGAGAATGAACCTGCTGCAGAGGTGGTTAGCCACAAAGAAGAGGCTGGTGATGATGAGATAGTTGTGGCTGCAGTTGCAGATGATCAGAAAACTGTAGCTGCAGCTGATGACGAAGACACAGGTGGTGAGGAGAATGAAGGTGCACAAGATGTTACTGACCGTGAAGTAGAGGCTGTTGATGATGAGATAGTTTTAGCTGCAGCTGATGAGAAAGATGGGAGTGGTAATGAGGGTGATGAGGACGATGATGAGGTGAGCTTTGACAGGAGTCCTGCACGTGTTGCAATCATAGAGAACGCTGAAGCTGCAAAGCAGATCATGAAGGAGCTTGGTGAAGGATCCTCAAGTGGTAGTCCTGTGTCTGGCTTGAGCAGCTCAAGGGAGTACACTAATAGCATGGATGGACAAATTGTTCTTGATGATTCTGAGgacgatgatgatgacgacgataatgaggatgatgatgagaAGGGTTTTGACTCTGCTGCTTTAGCTGCCCTACTAAAAGCGGCTACCGGTGCATCCCCTGATGGGAACATCACAGTTTCTTCGCAAGACGGTTCCAGAATCTTTTCCATGGATAGACCTGCTGGTCTGGGCTCCTCAGCCCCATCTTTGCGGCCAACTGCCCCCCGCCAACCTGCCCGGTCAAACCTCTTCAGCCCCTCTGAGCTGGCAGTGACTGCTGAGCCTAATGACGAGATGACAGAGGAAGAGAAGAAATTGCATGACAAGGTTGAGTTGATTCGTGTAAAGTTTCTGCGCCTTGTCTATAAATTGGGGGCGACCCCTGAAGAGACAGTAGCAGCACAAGTGCTGTACCGTCTGAGCCTTGCTGAGGGTATCCGACATGGAAGGCAGACAAACAGAGCTTTCAGCCTCGAGAATGCACGGAAGAAAGCCTTGCTGCTTGAAGCGGAGGGAAAAGAGGATTTGAGCTTCTCCTGCAACATACTCGTCTTGGGAAAGATTGGAGTTGGCAAAAGTGCAACTATAAATTCTATATTTGGCGAAGTGAAGTCCAAAACTGATGCTTTTGGTGCAGCCACCACCAGCGTGCGTGAAATTGTTGGTAATGTGGATGGTGTCAAGATACGGATCATTGATACACCAGGCCTTCGGCCCAATGTGATGGACCAAGGAGCCAACAGGAAAATTCTCGCATCCGTCAAGAAATATACCAAGAGATGTCCCCCAGATATCGTTCTATATGTGGACCGTCTCGATAGTCTGAGCCGTGATCTTAATGACTTGCCTCTTCTAAAAACCATTACTTCTGTTCTGGGTTCTTCCATATGGTTCAACGCCATTGTTGCTCTCACCCATGCTGCTTCTGCTCCTCCTGAAGGCCTCAACGGTGCCCCTATGACATATGAGGTATTGATGGCACAGCGATCCCACATTATCCAGCAATCCATCAGGCAGGCTGCAGGGGATATGCGTCTGATGAACCCAGTAGCCCTTGTTGAGAACCATCCTTCTTGCCGGAAGAACCGTGAGGGTCAGAAAGTGCTTCCAAATGGCCAAAGTTGGAGGCATCAGATGCTGCTCTTGTGCTACTCATCAAAGATATTATCAGAAGCCAACTCACTTTTGAAGCTTCAGGATCCTTCTCCTGGGAAGCTTTTTGGGTTCCGCTTCCGCTCCCCGCCACTTCCTTTCCTGCTATCCTCCCTGTTGCAGTCAAGAGCTCACCCAAAACTTTCACCTGATCAGGGTGGTAATGAAGGAGATTCTGATATTGATTTGGATGAGTATTCTGATATAGAACAagatgaagatgaagaggaaTATGATCAGCTTCCTCCCTTCAAGCCTTTGACCAAAGCGCAGCTTGCAAGGCTCACAAAAGAGCAGAAGAATGCTTATTTTGATGAGTATGATTACAGGGTCAAACTTCTGCAGAAGAAACAGTGGAAGGATGAGCTCCGCAGGTTAAAGGAGATGAAGAAGAGAGGCAAGTCTGATATGGATGCTTATGGCTATGCTAGTATCGCAGGTGAAAATGATCAGGATCCTCCTCCAGAAAATGTTTCAGTTCCCTTGCCTGACATGGTGCTGCCTCCTTCATTTGATTGTGACAATCCGACATACCGTTACCGTTTTCTGGAACCAACCTCTACTGTCCTTGCAAGGCCTGTTCTAGATGCGCATGGGTGGGATCATGACTGTGGCTATGATGGTGTAAGCGTTGAAGAGTCGCTCGCTCTCCTTAACAAATTCCCAGGTACTGTGGCAGTTCAGGTTACCAAGGACAAGAAGGAATTTAGCATCCATTTGGATTCTTCCATCTCAGCAAAGCATGGGGAGGATGCGTCTTCCCTTGCTGGTTTTGACATCCAGACTGTTGGGCGGCAGCTTGCTTATATTCTCCGTGGTGAGACCAAATTCAAGAGCATCAAGAAGAACAAGACCACTGGAGGATTCTCTGTGACTTTCTTGGGTGACATTGTAGCAACTGGGCTGAAGGTCGAGGACCAGCTCTCTGTTGGTAAGAGGCTAGCGTTAGTGGCAAGCACAGGCGCAATGCGAGCTCAAGGGGATACAGCCTATGGAGCCAACCTGGAAGCACGCTTAAAAGACAAAGATTATCCAATTGGTCAGTCCTTGTCAACCTTGGGCCTGTCCCTCATGAAGTGGCGCCGTGACCTTGCCCTGGGGGCTAATCTTCAGTCCCAGTTCTCGATTGGAAGGGGTTCAAAGATGGCTGTTCGCCTTGGGCTCAACAACAAGCTGAGCGGACAGATCACCGTCAGGACAAGCACATCGGAGCAGGTCCAGATCGCGCT
- the LOC125549796 gene encoding translocase of chloroplast 101, chloroplastic isoform X1 — protein sequence MATTDARVAPVADERPPAADADEAAAAEGAKSAGAAAAEVGGVGEGEEVRFEGKDRSFTGSEANNGGVVEAEDGGEVEAAVGDGKDASEGAGEEKEEEAAAAKEEEGDRELSVEDVKAALLVQALVAAKSESDNGELGEGDASLPSADALVGDKKPELTDEPEESASLEVKEVGNVALDAELSEEKPEGEKRAEVAAGGEDDGEFDSEKAVTASTTSMEAAEPEDKVAPTAEANGSLGGEAEAPAELVVVGGEEAPEASLENEADVEDKAAKQEPESDASPVVADDGNRADVEDEAAKPEPESDATPVVADNGTVENHANVEDEAAKLDLVNDASPVENHANVEDEAAKPDQVNDASPMVIDNGSLDYQANEKDEVAMPEPESDASPEVIDDISSESLVKLAPSSVDVPLTESNEKAQNAEDQVVASGTVENVGVEKPTEVESVVAGGDAVILSRELAPEPVKENNDDVDENEPAAEVVSHKEEAGDDEIVVAAVADDQKTVAAADDEDTGGEENEGAQDVTDREVEAVDDEIVLAAADEKDGSGNEGDEDDDEVSFDRSPARVAIIENAEAAKQIMKELGEGSSSGSPVSGLSSSREYTNSMDGQIVLDDSEDDDDDDDNEDDDEKGFDSAALAALLKAATGASPDGNITVSSQDGSRIFSMDRPAGLGSSAPSLRPTAPRQPARSNLFSPSELAVTAEPNDEMTEEEKKLHDKVELIRVKFLRLVYKLGATPEETVAAQVLYRLSLAEGIRHGRQTNRAFSLENARKKALLLEAEGKEDLSFSCNILVLGKIGVGKSATINSIFGEVKSKTDAFGAATTSVREIVGNVDGVKIRIIDTPGLRPNVMDQGANRKILASVKKYTKRCPPDIVLYVDRLDSLSRDLNDLPLLKTITSVLGSSIWFNAIVALTHAASAPPEGLNGAPMTYEVLMAQRSHIIQQSIRQAAGDMRLMNPVALVENHPSCRKNREGQKVLPNGQSWRHQMLLLCYSSKILSEANSLLKLQDPSPGKLFGFRFRSPPLPFLLSSLLQSRAHPKLSPDQGGNEGDSDIDLDEYSDIEQDEDEEEYDQLPPFKPLTKAQLARLTKEQKNAYFDEYDYRVKLLQKKQWKDELRRLKEMKKRGKSDMDAYGYASIAGENDQDPPPENVSVPLPDMVLPPSFDCDNPTYRYRFLEPTSTVLARPVLDAHGWDHDCGYDGVSVEESLALLNKFPGTVAVQVTKDKKEFSIHLDSSISAKHGEDASSLAGFDIQTVGRQLAYILRGETKFKSIKKNKTTGGFSVTFLGDIVATGLKVEDQLSVGKRLALVASTGAMRAQGDTAYGANLEARLKDKDYPIGQSLSTLGLSLMKWRRDLALGANLQSQFSIGRGSKMAVRLGLNNKLSGQITVRTSTSEQVQIALLGLVPVIASIYRSFRPGEPSFAY from the exons ATGGCGACCACCGACGCCCGAGTCGCGCCCGTGGCCGACGAGCGGCCTCCGGCCGCTGATGCGGACGAGGCTGCGGCGGCGGAGGGGGCCAAGAGtgcaggggcggcggcggcggaggtgggtGGAGTAGGGGAGGGCGAGGAGGTGAGATTTGAGGGGAAAGACCGGAGCTTTACTGGTTCGGAGGCCAACAACGGCGGGGTGGTGGAGGCGGAGGACGGCGGGGAGGTGGAAGCAGCGGTAGGAGATGGGAAAGATGCAAGTGAGGGGGCTGGAgaagagaaggaggaggaggcggctgcgGCCAAGGAGGAGGAAGGTGACCGGGAATTGTCGGTGGAAGATGTGAAAGCTGCGTTGTTGGTGCAGGCGCTTGTTGCAGCGAAGTCTGAGTCCGACAATGGTGAATTGGGCGAGGGGGATGCTTCCCTGCCATCCGCTGATGCGCTGGTAGGTGATAAGAAGCCTGAATTGACAGACGAACCAGAGGAAAGTGCCTCTTTGGAGGTGAAGGAAGTGGGCAACGTGGCACTCGATGCTGAATTGTCCGAGGAGAAACCAGAGGGTGAGAAGCGTGCAGAGGTGGCCGCTGGAGGCGAAGATGATGGTGAGTTTGACAGTGAGAAGGCGGTTACGGCGTCCACCACGAGCATGGAGGCGGCGGAGCCGGAGGATAAGGTGGCTCCTACAGCTGAAGCCAATGGCAGTTTGGGTGGTGAGGCTGAAGCGCCTGCTGAGTTGGTGGTGGTGGGAGGTGAAGAAGCTCCAGAAGCATCATTGGAGAATGAGGCTGATGTGGAAGACAAGGCTGCAAAGCAGGAACCTGAAAGCGATGCAAGTCCAGTG GTTGCTGACGATGGTAACCGCGCTGATGTTGAAGACGAGGCGGCAAAGCCCGAGCCGGAGAGCGATGCAACTCCAGTG GTTGCTGATAACGGTACCGTGGAGAACCATGCTAATGTGGAAGACGAGGCTGCAAAGCTTGATCTGGTGAATGATGCAAGCCCAGTGGAGAACCATGCTAATGTGGAAGACGAGGCTGCAAAGCCTGATCAGGTGAATGATGCAAGCCCGATG GTTATTGACAATGGTAGCCTGGATTACCAGGCTAATGAGAAAGATGAGGTTGCAATGCCCGAGCCAGAAAGCGACGCAAGTCCTGAG GTTATCGATGACATTAGCTCGGAGAGTTTGGTGAAGCTTGCTCCTTCAAGCGTGGATGTTCCGCTTACCGAAAGCAAtgagaaggcacaaaatgcagaGGACCAGGTGGTTGCTAGTGGAACTGTGGAAAATGTTGGTGTTGAGAAGCCTACAGAGGTTGAGAGTGTTGTTGCTGGTGGTGATGCTGTTATCTTGTCTCGGGAGTTGGCTCCAGAACCAGTCAAGGAAAACAATGATGATGTCGATGAGAATGAACCTGCTGCAGAGGTGGTTAGCCACAAAGAAGAGGCTGGTGATGATGAGATAGTTGTGGCTGCAGTTGCAGATGATCAGAAAACTGTAGCTGCAGCTGATGACGAAGACACAGGTGGTGAGGAGAATGAAGGTGCACAAGATGTTACTGACCGTGAAGTAGAGGCTGTTGATGATGAGATAGTTTTAGCTGCAGCTGATGAGAAAGATGGGAGTGGTAATGAGGGTGATGAGGACGATGATGAGGTGAGCTTTGACAGGAGTCCTGCACGTGTTGCAATCATAGAGAACGCTGAAGCTGCAAAGCAGATCATGAAGGAGCTTGGTGAAGGATCCTCAAGTGGTAGTCCTGTGTCTGGCTTGAGCAGCTCAAGGGAGTACACTAATAGCATGGATGGACAAATTGTTCTTGATGATTCTGAGgacgatgatgatgacgacgataatgaggatgatgatgagaAGGGTTTTGACTCTGCTGCTTTAGCTGCCCTACTAAAAGCGGCTACCGGTGCATCCCCTGATGGGAACATCACAGTTTCTTCGCAAGACGGTTCCAGAATCTTTTCCATGGATAGACCTGCTGGTCTGGGCTCCTCAGCCCCATCTTTGCGGCCAACTGCCCCCCGCCAACCTGCCCGGTCAAACCTCTTCAGCCCCTCTGAGCTGGCAGTGACTGCTGAGCCTAATGACGAGATGACAGAGGAAGAGAAGAAATTGCATGACAAGGTTGAGTTGATTCGTGTAAAGTTTCTGCGCCTTGTCTATAAATTGGGGGCGACCCCTGAAGAGACAGTAGCAGCACAAGTGCTGTACCGTCTGAGCCTTGCTGAGGGTATCCGACATGGAAGGCAGACAAACAGAGCTTTCAGCCTCGAGAATGCACGGAAGAAAGCCTTGCTGCTTGAAGCGGAGGGAAAAGAGGATTTGAGCTTCTCCTGCAACATACTCGTCTTGGGAAAGATTGGAGTTGGCAAAAGTGCAACTATAAATTCTATATTTGGCGAAGTGAAGTCCAAAACTGATGCTTTTGGTGCAGCCACCACCAGCGTGCGTGAAATTGTTGGTAATGTGGATGGTGTCAAGATACGGATCATTGATACACCAGGCCTTCGGCCCAATGTGATGGACCAAGGAGCCAACAGGAAAATTCTCGCATCCGTCAAGAAATATACCAAGAGATGTCCCCCAGATATCGTTCTATATGTGGACCGTCTCGATAGTCTGAGCCGTGATCTTAATGACTTGCCTCTTCTAAAAACCATTACTTCTGTTCTGGGTTCTTCCATATGGTTCAACGCCATTGTTGCTCTCACCCATGCTGCTTCTGCTCCTCCTGAAGGCCTCAACGGTGCCCCTATGACATATGAGGTATTGATGGCACAGCGATCCCACATTATCCAGCAATCCATCAGGCAGGCTGCAGGGGATATGCGTCTGATGAACCCAGTAGCCCTTGTTGAGAACCATCCTTCTTGCCGGAAGAACCGTGAGGGTCAGAAAGTGCTTCCAAATGGCCAAAGTTGGAGGCATCAGATGCTGCTCTTGTGCTACTCATCAAAGATATTATCAGAAGCCAACTCACTTTTGAAGCTTCAGGATCCTTCTCCTGGGAAGCTTTTTGGGTTCCGCTTCCGCTCCCCGCCACTTCCTTTCCTGCTATCCTCCCTGTTGCAGTCAAGAGCTCACCCAAAACTTTCACCTGATCAGGGTGGTAATGAAGGAGATTCTGATATTGATTTGGATGAGTATTCTGATATAGAACAagatgaagatgaagaggaaTATGATCAGCTTCCTCCCTTCAAGCCTTTGACCAAAGCGCAGCTTGCAAGGCTCACAAAAGAGCAGAAGAATGCTTATTTTGATGAGTATGATTACAGGGTCAAACTTCTGCAGAAGAAACAGTGGAAGGATGAGCTCCGCAGGTTAAAGGAGATGAAGAAGAGAGGCAAGTCTGATATGGATGCTTATGGCTATGCTAGTATCGCAGGTGAAAATGATCAGGATCCTCCTCCAGAAAATGTTTCAGTTCCCTTGCCTGACATGGTGCTGCCTCCTTCATTTGATTGTGACAATCCGACATACCGTTACCGTTTTCTGGAACCAACCTCTACTGTCCTTGCAAGGCCTGTTCTAGATGCGCATGGGTGGGATCATGACTGTGGCTATGATGGTGTAAGCGTTGAAGAGTCGCTCGCTCTCCTTAACAAATTCCCAGGTACTGTGGCAGTTCAGGTTACCAAGGACAAGAAGGAATTTAGCATCCATTTGGATTCTTCCATCTCAGCAAAGCATGGGGAGGATGCGTCTTCCCTTGCTGGTTTTGACATCCAGACTGTTGGGCGGCAGCTTGCTTATATTCTCCGTGGTGAGACCAAATTCAAGAGCATCAAGAAGAACAAGACCACTGGAGGATTCTCTGTGACTTTCTTGGGTGACATTGTAGCAACTGGGCTGAAGGTCGAGGACCAGCTCTCTGTTGGTAAGAGGCTAGCGTTAGTGGCAAGCACAGGCGCAATGCGAGCTCAAGGGGATACAGCCTATGGAGCCAACCTGGAAGCACGCTTAAAAGACAAAGATTATCCAATTGGTCAGTCCTTGTCAACCTTGGGCCTGTCCCTCATGAAGTGGCGCCGTGACCTTGCCCTGGGGGCTAATCTTCAGTCCCAGTTCTCGATTGGAAGGGGTTCAAAGATGGCTGTTCGCCTTGGGCTCAACAACAAGCTGAGCGGACAGATCACCGTCAGGACAAGCACATCGGAGCAGGTCCAGATCGCGCT